CATGAATAACAAATTGCAATATAGATTTATTACCACTCCTTGGCTGATAAGATACTCCACAATATCAAGATTCCCATTTGCAGCAGCCATATGAAGTGCTAAAATTCCATCAGCAGAACAAAGAATTTGTAATGATACAATTGCGAATTATTGAAATCACTACTGCaattcaaaactaaattctAACAAGAACAAGTCAACAACTAAGCCCCAACACAAAATAATTCAGATCTGCTATATGGTTATTATTTCTTTCATTCAACTTTGTTTGAAATTAATTATGCATCAATATCCATAACTCTATAATGTAACAAAACCAAAAACCACTTGATAAACAAACCTAAACAAATGAAATATGTCACATTAATCACTTTAAAGAAAGAAAGGGatgaaaaattgaaataatatttaCCCATTAAAACCCTTCAGTAACTTTTGCTACTGCAAAATCACAAATGCTATTGACTTAAGATTATGCCTCAATGGAACTTCTAAATaagttaaaatgaaaaatactaAAACCTCAAATCCTGTTCAAGATGCGCAAGCAGCTCAACTATACACAAAAATCAGAAAAAAGAATTAATACTTATTAGATCACATTTGGATGTATTACACTTAGATAATACGCTCCAAACAACTTACATTCATTAATTTCATGGTCAATACTGAATTCACTATAAGGAGACCTAAACATGAAGGCTGGTATTTGGTTCGTTCTGGAATTGCTTTTCCTGTAATAAATACCATTCCTTGTTCTGTTTAAaaggaatttaaaattttttttataacatcTTGCATTTCATGAGTTTGAATTCCTGCTTTTAGCAATAATGCTTTCCTGATTCATTAAAGAACCTGAAAtaagtataataataataataaagaaacgCAAGTAAATTGATAATTAGAGAATATAACACCACAAATAAGACCCTATGACACTTAACACGCTCTACTTGCTATCATACAAAATAGATACACTCTGAAAGCAGAAATTATACCATAACAACTAGCTTCTGGAACATAAAgaatagaacatcagaagcaTGCATAAGCGCTGATTAGAACTACCagccataaaaataaataaactgagAGTGAAAGACATGCAATGATCAGAACCTGTTCGGCCCAGTGAATCCTTGGAATCCAGAGAAACCCCTTCAGATGCTAAGCTTCTAATGTCATCAATATCATCATATCTAGCAGCCTACCAacacataaataaatttaaaataaaaaaatttcatccaGTAACCCATGCGACCATAACAAGGTTTGGGGAGGTCACAGTAGAACAGAAGACCTTCAGCTAATAAACAAAGATAAAGAAAGGATGAAATGAATGGAGGGTACCTCAAGCAACGCATCAACAATATCCGACGTTGCTTCCAGTTGGGTACGGTTCTCTGCTTGATCCACCTCCGCGCCCATTAATTCACTTCCTTCTGCAAGTTGAAGAGGCTTGCGGGTCTTTCACAAAATGGGGGAAAGAATAAATTTCCCAACTTATCCCGGTTCGATTACAAAGAGTACCTTTTCAAGAATCGCTGGAAAACTCAAATCAGGGCttatatattagaaaaaatattatttagtttcttattttttaaaaacttattaattaatattttaattttttaaaaaaatattaaaatgtgttaataattttaaaaatttactaattctaATTCTTTTAGTTTTGACCTTTAAAtgttttctatttaatttttataatattaaaaatggataagataatattttttaaagtaaaataagataagataatgaaaaataaagtaaagttttttaaaatttttattttatttaaaaagagattattaatatatataatttgaaaaaaagacGTAGAAAAGTAAAATAGAGTGAAGATTTAAAAATACAGATATATGTTAtagtatttaaattaatcataattaatttttttaatgcctAATTTCATGTTGAACACCTTTCCAATATATTCAAAATCAGAGTCGAATGAATAATTAAATACATAACAAGAAtaacatgaaaaaaataaacaaattaaaataatcttgTCAATAAATTTTtcgtttaaaaaaaataatttatatttaaaaaatactttttatataaaaaatattttctaataatataagttattttttattatttaattttaatttaaaaataaaaatatattaataattttccattttaaagattttttttaaataatttaaaattaaaaaatatttcttggttaattaaaattttcaaatgttATAAATGTCTAAAAATACTTTCCATTAAACAAATGAAATTTAAAGTTCAAAATTCCCAACtttctgataaaaaaatatattttttatgaaatacacTTATAAGAAATTTACTTAccgataaatataatttaagtgtgaaaaaaaattattattttaataattttatactataaatttaactttttattatttatatacaattcaaaatttgaatttttattaatgataaattaatttttgaataataaaattattatcaactttaacaattaatttcaattataaaattaccatccacttataaatttaaatatatataaaatttaaatttattaacttttaattaatttaaataataaaatcattatctacttaaattttaattatatatttgtaaCTGATTAGATAAATATAGAttacataatatataaaatttttaaacgttaacatttattaaatttaataaattacttttagtataataaataatttaattctactaaaattactaatatttaatattaaggtAATCACTTTACTAtcttgttttttaaaattactcatTTATGATAATAATTTCACATATCCtatgatttttatcttttaaatttaaatttattatctaatattttaatattatgataattatttttgatattttaaaataatatttaaatttgttattttaataattgtatctaaaaattttatttttttaattatcatatatatatactagCTTTTATTTAATGTGTCTTGCACATTTTTATGCTGATTCTAatactcataatttattttatgaataatataatttaaatttttatataacttattttttatataattttatataaaatataataaaatcagaatttaaatatataaatactagttttatttttttaattctaaatagtacatttatgttaatttttaattaaaattagctttattgtaataattttaaattatcatgaataattttaataatttaataatttcattttatttaacttgtatgtatatatatatatacatataatataattttattaattttagtctaatagataaaacaatttaaattaattagtattactTATTAGATTTAGATGGTAAgattacttaaattttaaattataaattatattaaatcccCCAtcccccatttcaaaaaaaaaaaaaaatatataaattatattagagtttttggtataattagaattattattaaaataattctaacttctatttaatattaattataataatattaataaataaatttatttataaatataagattttatataaatttttattatttaacattattatcaatattgtcactaaattttattaaaagtaatttaatatgcattaataataaatttattgttgctaaccatattttttaataaaaaatatgtcaaaaaaataatatttttagttgcactcttaaacataaaaaaaaagaattcgatttaatacataaaagtaaagaaatttaaataataatagatattatattatctattagctaattaaaataaaagataattttataattatcaaatGAGTCTATgaataatttcaatatttttattattcccACATTGTTGAAACTTATGTATAATACAGCACaaattatagattttaaaattttagatgttttaataattttataattaatttatttaataaaattataatctattttaaaatttaaataaaattataaataattaaattactatttatatataattcaaattattacaatgtttattatttatatgataaaaaaataatatttgttatttatatttacatattgattaaaattttattatagctAGCTTCAGTTTGAATGAAAATTTTACaattctataaaaataatttcaataacATTAAGCTAGGGCTGACTAAAAATGTTTATTCTgatatatgaaatttttaaaattaaaacgagATAAAGAGATAGAGATACTTATGGTATGTTAACATGGCAAACTATCATTGGAGAAAATACCTAAATAGACGTGGCCATCTTTAAAGGCGTTCAAATTTTGTAAGCAGGACGTATTGTACAGGTGCGGTGTATTTGGGACTACCTGAGTAGTTATCCAAAGCTTACCTACGACCCTTAACAATCCTTGCTCTAACTTTTTATATAATTGGCTGTGACCGCACTTTAGGTGACCGACAAGTTTGTATGCGAGGTTCTAAAAGCCATCTACCGTGTCTTGGTCATTCCCATTTAGTTAAACCCTATCTGACCGTGTCTCTCCCgaatatcaaaatataaaaatctctCTCTGGGCGAGACCTATCTACGATCTGTTTGTGCAGCAACAGTTAGAGAGAGAAAGGGAATAAATCTCAGGTACATCTCCTTCTGTTTGGTTGTTTGGTTGCCGAGAGACTTGAGGACCGgaacatgaatttttttttttttaattcttcgaATGTCGTGATTTACCTTAGTATTATTGAATCAAGATTAGTATGTACATACTTACAAATGTTGGAAACAGATCATAATTTATCTCAATTCTAAAGTTTTTAGCTTGCGTTAAATTCCTCTCTGTGTTTGCGAccgtgattttatttattttgtttatttattttttattttcatttgtaGGTTCTGGATCCTGAAGTGAACCTCTTCATTAGTTCAATCTTCTATTGGAAGTGTGATTAGTTAGGAAACTATGAAGAACAACGAACGTCTTGCCAATTTTGCTTTAGCAGGTTtgtttgtatatatatttttttgtatatCTGAATCACGACTGTGTTTTCTGACCTCCAGTTGTTAGAACTTGTAGTGTTTGTATATATatctttgtttatttatttgttcTTTTTCTAAGTGTTGATCTCTATCAAATCAAGGACATTGGCTTACATTCTATTTAATTTGTTCGCTTGGAAATATGACAGCTAAAAGCTGATAAATACTTCTGGGATGCCTAGTTCTAAAGGCATTATTCCgttcttttaatttttggtGGGCTTTCAGGGTGTGATCATGGCTTATAACCAGCCTTTGTAGCaactcaattatatatatatattttattcatcATAGAAAGAAAGGAAATCGTGATATTGGATTTGATGCATGCAATGAATTGACTGGAGACTTGCTTTGAAGAAGAGGATCGTGCAATGGTCTTTGTTTGGGAGCAGCTATCTTTATTTTACTCATCATTGAAAATTTTGCaatattttattcatattttccTGAAGGGATTGGGGGGAAGTTTTCATATAACATTTAGTTGTCCCCCAATTGGTGTTGGTCTGGGTTTTATATGACAGTGTTTTATGTGCTGCTGTGTATGACTGCCATAGTCATATGAGCCTTTTGTGGTTGATGTAGTAGTTACAAATTAATGTTGGTGAGATATGAGTGAGTGGCTGAGTGCAGACAATTCCTCATGAGTGATTCATCCTTGACAATTGAATGTAACTGCTTTGCTTCTTGTTATAAGAAGCAGTTGGTAATTGGAACTCATGCCAGTACATGCATATGAAAGTTGTAAAGAAGAGTGGGTTCATGTTGAATTCTTGAATCTCTTGTTCATCCAGGGTGTGCTTTGAGGAGATTGAAAACCTCCATATACTAAGTCTTTGTTAAGAATGATGTTTTCAATATGATCTCTATCTGTTTCATAAATGAGACATGTTATACTTTCTCTCGTCCTGTTATGTTTGGAATAGCAACATTGGCACAGACATCTTTTGTTCATCCAGACATCTTTTGTTGGATACCATATTCATAAATCTTAAATGCAGGTTTAACATTGGCACCACTGCTTGTGAAGGTAGATCCAAACTTAAATGTTGTCTTGACTGCATGCCTCACAGTCTATGTTGGGTGCTACCGATCAGTCAAGCCAACTCCACCTTCAGTAAGAGTAGCAACAATTTCTTTTATTCTCAGTCTCTTGTTTTTCTTATGGATTCAAGTGAAGCTTACTGGAAACTATGTTTTTTTCATTTGCAGGAGACAATGTCTAATGAACATGCAATGCGCTTTCCCTTTGTTGGCAGTGCAATGCTATTATCGCTATTCTTACTCTTCAAGTTCCTTTCAAAGGACTTGGTTAATGCTGTATTGACATGCTACTTTTTTGCACTTGGAATCATTGCACTATCGTATGTTACATTCTATTTTACTAATTACAAATTTGACTA
The Manihot esculenta cultivar AM560-2 chromosome 1, M.esculenta_v8, whole genome shotgun sequence genome window above contains:
- the LOC110630833 gene encoding putative ankyrin repeat protein RF_1087, whose protein sequence is MGAEVDQAENRTQLEATSDIVDALLEAARYDDIDDIRSLASEGVSLDSKDSLGRTALHMAAANGNLDIVEYLISQGVDLNASNEEKNTPLHWACLNGCIEVVKKLILAGASLSTLNCHERTPIDEAVSQGKMEIVDAINASVAQLELAGVQVS